In Ktedonobacterales bacterium, one genomic interval encodes:
- a CDS encoding NYN domain-containing protein has translation MESEHTQVSPSHAEPGASDTQDAAYTTPGQNGQPEQELPNTEGSQNEATSAGRHRRRRPPRGGARRSRSAAGEQSNEEGDHSEASAETEGLSETPPTSTEPARETQISAETAEASGAVESTAPAGDLWQPEAETSTSPASAETTWGFQRWREQPPTDWNPFLPHTSEAQSAFTLPIESGDVTGGYDTTALSGAAIETPPEVRGEIRASAPTQDVTPEASAAPGAPEQTDETSQETVRAPLSGVEVRPPRRYRFDRPSSTTRETPRPTAQQGIQASEAHAAPTRGAAPATGKGRRAPSSAGKETAIEAPADHALEATIEREMTETPEIEADVVAGEDLARATQAALEEEVAEALESFTAAPEQAPGPRSGRRRRRRPTSPAANAPAATSDATEKAQPPAPLSAPAQSQAPQPYVAPAPQPYQVANGLQQLNQPQSPFAGPEPSSARGFGPVPRGVAMPAERGVRMPRPERTVETGNISANQLALIFTQAIQQQTDRLLMELRRSQGTPSMTVNFPPMPSNERIGVFVDVANLLYSARNMRLAIDFGRLLDFLRGNRRLVRAHAYCPTSPDPRAEQMFLDAVKGLGYRITTKNYKTFSSGAKKADLDLDLCMDIVRLVDSGAVDCISLVSGDSDFLPLLEYCSDHGVRVEVAAFDEATASILRQSCDLFINLSMVEEIRA, from the coding sequence ATGGAATCAGAACACACGCAAGTTTCACCTTCTCACGCAGAACCGGGCGCTTCCGATACCCAGGACGCCGCATATACAACACCCGGCCAGAACGGCCAGCCCGAACAAGAACTCCCAAACACCGAGGGTTCTCAAAACGAGGCGACCAGCGCCGGTCGGCACCGCAGGCGGCGGCCTCCGCGTGGGGGCGCTCGCAGAAGCCGCTCCGCCGCAGGAGAGCAAAGTAACGAAGAAGGCGACCACTCAGAGGCTTCCGCTGAAACCGAGGGCCTGAGCGAAACGCCCCCGACGAGTACCGAGCCAGCCAGGGAAACGCAAATCAGCGCCGAAACCGCTGAAGCCAGCGGGGCTGTGGAGTCAACCGCCCCGGCAGGTGATCTCTGGCAGCCCGAAGCCGAGACCTCCACCTCGCCAGCGAGCGCCGAGACGACCTGGGGCTTTCAGCGTTGGCGCGAGCAACCGCCTACCGATTGGAACCCTTTTCTCCCTCACACCTCGGAGGCGCAGTCGGCATTCACCCTTCCCATCGAGTCGGGCGACGTAACCGGGGGCTACGACACGACTGCCCTCAGCGGCGCTGCAATTGAAACACCGCCGGAAGTTAGGGGAGAGATCAGAGCATCCGCGCCAACCCAGGATGTCACGCCAGAAGCCTCAGCAGCGCCTGGTGCGCCTGAGCAGACAGACGAAACATCTCAAGAAACCGTGAGAGCGCCGCTCTCTGGTGTCGAGGTCCGTCCGCCACGCCGCTATCGTTTTGATCGCCCCAGCTCAACCACCCGCGAGACGCCTCGGCCCACAGCACAGCAAGGGATACAGGCGAGCGAGGCCCATGCCGCACCCACACGCGGCGCGGCTCCTGCTACCGGGAAAGGGCGCAGAGCGCCTTCCTCTGCTGGCAAGGAGACGGCCATAGAGGCTCCAGCAGACCACGCGCTGGAGGCAACCATCGAACGCGAGATGACGGAAACGCCAGAGATTGAGGCCGATGTCGTTGCCGGAGAGGATCTGGCGCGCGCCACTCAGGCGGCGCTGGAGGAAGAGGTGGCTGAAGCACTGGAAAGCTTCACAGCTGCCCCCGAACAAGCTCCAGGGCCGCGATCAGGGCGACGACGACGACGACGCCCCACCTCGCCAGCAGCCAATGCGCCCGCAGCCACTTCCGACGCAACAGAAAAGGCCCAGCCGCCCGCGCCGCTGTCGGCTCCTGCGCAATCCCAGGCGCCCCAACCTTATGTCGCGCCTGCGCCCCAGCCGTATCAAGTCGCCAATGGCTTACAGCAACTCAATCAGCCCCAGAGTCCCTTTGCCGGACCAGAGCCTTCTTCGGCGCGTGGTTTTGGGCCGGTGCCACGCGGCGTTGCCATGCCAGCGGAGCGCGGTGTGCGTATGCCTCGCCCTGAACGCACAGTAGAAACGGGGAACATTTCGGCAAATCAGCTAGCTCTGATTTTCACCCAGGCCATCCAACAGCAAACAGATCGCCTGCTCATGGAATTGCGGCGCAGCCAGGGTACACCAAGTATGACGGTGAACTTCCCCCCGATGCCCTCTAATGAACGCATCGGGGTCTTCGTGGATGTCGCCAATCTGCTCTATTCTGCCCGCAACATGCGCCTCGCCATTGATTTTGGACGGCTGCTTGATTTCTTGCGCGGCAATCGCCGCCTCGTGCGCGCCCATGCGTATTGTCCTACCAGCCCCGATCCGCGCGCCGAGCAGATGTTCCTCGATGCCGTCAAAGGGCTGGGCTATCGCATCACCACGAAAAACTACAAGACGTTTTCCAGCGGGGCTAAAAAGGCCGACCTGGACCTGGACCTCTGCATGGATATTGTACGCCTCGTTGATTCAGGAGCCGTCGATTGCATTTCGCTGGTGAGCGGCGACAGCGATTTCTTGCCACTGCTGGAATATTGCTCCGATCATGGCGTGCGTGTCGAGGTGGCTGCCTTCGATGAGGCGACAGCCTCCATTCTGCGCCAGAGCTGTGATCTCTTTATCAACCTCTCAATGGTAGAGGAGATTCGCGCCTAG
- a CDS encoding ATP-binding protein has protein sequence MLTGPPFQTVTIAQYALYDGALSPLLMRLAERLRFERLFVALLTFAESGDRTLQGAVGLNVSQEALAHLAISLSAETEPLARVALTGTTLVSEEDLHSNYDHQALQELVGEYGWVAAPIPYLPDLPIQVIDGLPPPKPAFASDLNQEKNANIALPARGVLVAARSSSLSPQDMALLEMVAGQIGAALLGLEAGQAARMDELEEGRIRQQLFESEKLAATGRLTASIAHEINNPLEAIKNALYLLVARSQPEDPQREFLELAQHETERVSRIIRQMLGVARPSASMALTDVNRVAQETLALIEPQLQRRQIITSLELDTTLPPIMASADQLKQVFLNLFLNARDAMPHGGGLLIQTRIARLYDNIMLADKYLVVRVRDDGEGIPEEIRARVFEPFFSTKGARRGSGLGLWVCQEIIRSHGGQIYINSKVGKGATFLVGLPLPSESQIEHPGQSEKQKACSIWSTEESHES, from the coding sequence ATGCTAACAGGGCCACCTTTCCAAACCGTAACGATTGCCCAATACGCGCTCTATGATGGAGCACTGAGTCCCTTGCTCATGCGTCTGGCGGAGCGCCTGCGCTTTGAGCGCCTTTTCGTTGCTCTGCTGACCTTCGCTGAGAGCGGCGACCGAACGCTTCAAGGCGCAGTTGGCCTGAATGTTTCGCAAGAGGCGCTCGCGCACTTGGCGATCTCGCTTTCCGCCGAGACTGAACCGTTGGCCCGCGTTGCGCTGACCGGCACAACGCTTGTTTCTGAAGAGGATTTGCACAGCAATTACGATCACCAGGCATTGCAGGAACTGGTAGGGGAGTATGGCTGGGTGGCGGCGCCGATTCCCTATCTCCCTGACCTTCCCATCCAGGTTATTGATGGCTTGCCGCCACCCAAACCTGCTTTCGCATCCGATCTGAACCAGGAGAAGAACGCCAATATCGCTCTGCCAGCGCGCGGAGTGCTGGTGGCCGCGCGCTCGTCTTCGCTCAGCCCACAGGATATGGCGCTGCTCGAAATGGTAGCGGGGCAAATAGGCGCTGCGCTGCTCGGTCTGGAGGCAGGCCAGGCCGCGCGCATGGACGAATTAGAAGAAGGGCGCATCCGCCAGCAGCTTTTTGAATCGGAAAAGTTAGCCGCCACTGGCCGTCTAACCGCTTCTATCGCTCACGAGATCAATAACCCGCTGGAAGCTATTAAAAACGCGCTGTATCTGCTGGTAGCCCGCTCACAGCCAGAAGACCCCCAGCGAGAATTCCTGGAACTGGCCCAACACGAAACTGAGCGCGTCTCGCGCATCATCCGACAGATGCTTGGCGTAGCCCGACCATCCGCCAGCATGGCGCTCACCGATGTCAATCGGGTGGCCCAAGAGACGCTCGCCCTCATAGAGCCGCAATTGCAGCGGCGACAAATTATCACCAGCCTGGAGTTAGACACGACACTCCCGCCGATTATGGCTTCCGCCGATCAGCTTAAGCAAGTCTTTCTGAACCTCTTCTTGAACGCGCGCGACGCCATGCCACACGGCGGCGGTCTGCTCATCCAGACCCGTATTGCCAGGCTGTACGATAACATCATGCTGGCCGATAAATATCTGGTGGTGCGGGTGCGCGACGATGGCGAAGGCATCCCCGAAGAGATTCGCGCACGCGTGTTTGAGCCATTTTTCTCAACCAAAGGCGCGCGACGCGGCTCCGGCCTGGGTCTCTGGGTATGCCAGGAGATTATCCGCAGCCACGGCGGCCAGATTTATATCAACAGCAAAGTGGGCAAAGGCGCCACCTTTCTGGTTGGCTTGCCGCTGCCATCTGAAAGCCAAATAGAGCATCCAGGCCAATCAGAAAAACAAAAAGCCTGTTCTATCTGGAGTACGGAGGAATCGCATGAGTCGTAG